Within the Cupriavidus necator N-1 genome, the region CACCGCAGGGGCGTGCCCTGCTACAAAGCGTTGGGCCACCAGATCGGCCACTGCACCTGCTAATGGACAAGGCATATGAGGGCGATGAGACGCGACAGCTCGCACTCGACCTGGGCTTCATTCCCGTCGTTCCGCCCAAAAGCAATCGCCTTGAACCATGGGAATATGATCGCGAGATGTACAAGCGCAGAAACGAAGTGGAGCGCCTGTTCCGCCGCCTCAAAGGCTTTCGTCGCATCTTTTCCCGATTCGACAAACTGGACGTAAAACGTTCGCATCAGGATCGAGGCGGTCTCGCTGGATAGCACGGCGATAAAAGTTCATCCTGACGGTACTGGTGCATTAAAAAAAACGGACCCCAAGCCATTGGAAAATCCCGAGGCGGATGGACCACAAAGATTCATATGGTTGCCGCGGATGCTCGAACGGCCATAACGTTGGACCTGAAACACGTTCTTGGCCAGGTCGATCCCCAATTTTCGTAATCTGCATGGTGGACGCCCCTTCCAGTTTGAGTGGTTGATAACACTTCCACTCTGGCACGCCGTCGTCGGGTTGGGGTGTCCCATCCCATTGCTGACATTGGTCGGGCCTCTGCGCCGTGGCATCGCGCCGGTGAGCTTCGGCCAATTGGTTGGTACGGTTGGTCTCAAACAGGCAGCCCAACCGTCCCGTGGACCGGCCATACAGACGTCGTTAATGTTGTTGAATCGATTAGGTACCGCTCAAGCAACAGGCACTCACAATGGCGATTCGCAGATCGTGCTATTACGTCGTCAACGAGGTAGAACTCGTGTCGAATCGCAGAATCGGCCGCCGACTCTGATTAACGTCCATAGCGGCATCGTACTCCATGATTCGGGCTGTCTCATAGCAGACTTCCTCGCCCAAGAATTTTTCCAAAAGATATAGCGTGAGGTCGATTCCGAGTGTTACGCCACCGCCCGTAACAATCTCCCCTTCATCTACGACAACAGCCTCCACCACTTCTGTGTCAGGGCAGTCCCTGGCAAGCGTATTCAACGGACACTCTTCGGGGCCTGTCACAGGGACTTTCGTAGTGGCGACTTTGCCGGCGAGCAGGCCAGCCGCCCCAAGAATCAATGCCCCCGTGCAAACACTTGCGATCGTCTCACTATTGTTAAAACGCCGTCGAATAAAGTCCAAAATCAATTCGTTCTTAACTTGTACTCGCCATCCCGGGCCACCTGTAATGATTACCACGTCAGCCGCCGGTGCATTTGCGAAGGAATAGTCGGTTTCAACCCTCAACCCGTTCTGCAGTTCGACCAGGCCGCCTTTTTCGGAGACTGTGAAATACGAAAGTTCATCTGTTACCCGCTTTGCCATCGAGAGCGTGCCGATGACGGCGAGTTCAATTGGTTCGATGTGATTGTACAAAACGATTGCCACGCGCATCATTATGCCTCTAATTTAGATAGTCCACGAACACTAACCGGCGGTGCCCGTTGGTTTGAGAAAGCGCGAGTCAACGTAATCACACGCTTTCAATACTGGTCGGTTCTGTTACTACAACGATCGCCTGGGCATCGCCTTCAAGGGCTCGCCCGCGATGGGGTGTGCTCGACTCGAAATACAAGCTGTCGCCTGCTTCGAGCACGTAGCGCTGAAGCTTTCCCCCGATCTTGAACTCGAACTCTACTTTTCCCGATAGCAAAAAGACGAATTCTTCGCCAGGATGCTCGAAAAAGTAATCGAGGTTGATTTCAGAGGGGAAGGTGAACATAAACGGATCCATGTGTTTGGCGTGCTTCTTATGCGCAAGACTCACATAGTCGTATCCGTAGGCACTCCCTCCCCGAACTACGGGTTTTCTCTCCCAGTGATGGACGATTGAAACTGGTGAGTCGACACTATCGTCTGAGGCCGTCGTCCCACTCTGGTCTGGATCCAGAAAGAAGTAGCTCAGCTCCAATCCCATCGCCCGCGCGATACGCGCTAGCGATGCGATAGGAGGCGCCTTCTTTCCATTTTCAATCTTGGAGAGGTACCCCTTCGTGAAGCCGGACCGATCAGCGAGCGCTTCCAGCGTAAGACCCTGTTCAATTCTGGCTTGCCGCAGCCGTTGGCAGACAGCCTCCTCATCCTCTGAAGGGGAGAGGGTTGAACCGGGATCCTGCCGGGGTGCTCGCTCGGACTGCAAGAAACTTCGATTTCGCTCTAGAGTTTTGGCCGTCATGCTTGCAATTTCCATTCGCCTAGAAGTAGGGATGGGAAACTTCATCTGTTTCCCATGAAGATTGTAAGCGGATTCGATCGGCGAATCACCCTAAAATGTGCATTACTGGCCTCTTATTTGCCGTCAGACTTCGGCAAAAAACCGTTTAGGACTCAAACAGGCTGTCGCGATAAGTTTCCGGACTGAAAACAGTAGCAATGAAGGTTACGGCGCCCAGAACAGCAATCATGACGGCTACGCCAATGAAATGGCCTTGGCGAGCCAGCAATGCAGTAGCAAGCATTGGTGCGAGGCCGCCACCTATTCCTGCTGCCACCTGGCATCCAAGCGACGCCCCACTGTATCGAACCCTTGTTCCGAAAAGCTCAGGCAGCAAGGCGGCCTGCGGTCCATACATGGAGCCATGACCTAGGTTCATGCAGACGGCAATTGTAAGTGCGATCACGACCGAACTGCCCGTCTGGATGCTGAGAAACATGGGGTATGCGGCTGCGATGGTAAAGACAGAGCCCACGAAGTACAGTGTCCGGCGACCCCAGCGATCCGAGAGCCACCCAAACAGGGGGATGGTAATTAGCTCCAGCGCAGCACCGAGCAACACACCATCCAGAATGATGGCTTTTGGAATGTGCAACACCGTAGTGCCATAGACCACCACAAATACCGTGAGGATATAGACCCAAGCAACCTCACAAACCTTGAGACCAATACTGATCAAGAGGTTGCGCTTATGCTTCGTCAACACTTCCAGAAGAGGGATCTTGGGCGGCTGTTCGCTGCTTGCTGCTGCAGCCTCAAAAACAGGTGATTCTGTGACCTTGAGACGAATGTAGAAGCCAAGGAGCACTAGTACGGAGCTGAGCAAGAAAGGGATGCGCCAGCCCCAAGAAAGAAACTCTGCATCAGGCATACGGCTCAAATAGGCGAATATTCCAGTCGAGGCAAGCATCCCAAGTGGGAAACCAATCTGCACCAGGCTGCCAAAAAATCCGCGCTGGTTGCGTGGCGCGTGCTCGATAACCATGAGAGCCGCACCACCCCATTCACCGCCGATGCCGATCCCTTGAATCACTCGCAACAGGATCAGCAGCGCTGGCGCCCAGGCCCCAATTTGCGCGTACGTAGGTAGTAAGCCGATTGCAAACGTTCCCCCGCCCATCATGAACATTGTGGTCATGAGCATAGTTTTGCGACCGATCTTGTCGCCAAAGTGTCCGAAGACAGCACCTCCCAGTGGACGAGCAATGAATCCCACAGCAAATGACCCAAGCGCTGCAAGCGTGCCCATTAGCGGATCCAGCGAGGGAAAGAAAAGCTTGTTGAACACAAGCGCAGCGGCGGTCCCATAAAGCAAGAAGTCATACCACTCCACCATAGTGCCGATGACGCTTGCCATTACCACCTTGCCCATGCTGTTGCTGGCACTGGTTTGATGTGAGGAGGGAGAGACCCCCACCACGCGACCTGAGTCGGAAAACGCATCCATGAATGTCTCCTGTTTCCTATTCGTCCTTTCGGCGGACATGTTGTTTCATAGAACAGCGCTTGCATAGTACACCGACAGGAAACTTTAGCAAGCATGCAAGGGTAAACAAGGAAACAAATGTGCCGTAAAGGTAACTGCATCTCGGATATCACCCAAAAATAGGTTGACTAAAGGGAAACTTGGCACTACATTGTGGAGCGTGCGGCAGCGCATTTGCACCTGCACCAAGCAAATCCACTAGGTCACATAGGAGACGACTCATGACCGACATCGCTGAAAGCAAGCACTTTGCTGAGCGCCTGAAAGGCAAGCTGGATCCCACTCCCGGAGGGTCTGTATATGTGGATCCGAACACCTTCGAATGGGAGCCCTCCCAGTTCGAAAAGATTTCCATGAAAGTGCTGTACCGCAACGACGAGGCCGGAGAGATGACGGTGCTCCTGAAATGGGAGCCGGGTGCAGTGCTTCCCTTCCACAAGCACCCCGAAATTGAGCAGAGCTACGTACTGGAAGGCTCGTTCTACGATCACGACGGCATCTGCCGTGCAGGGCAGTTTGTTTGGCGCCAACCTGGCTCGTTGCATGAGACCCACTCTGACGAGGGCTGCTTGCTTCTCGCTGTCTACCGT harbors:
- a CDS encoding transposase codes for the protein MEITEAQYRQIEHCLPRQRGNVSMSNLQILNAILYVAEHGCKWRGLPKRFGRWHTVYTRMNRWSKSGVLDRVFTELQPAQIAFALSPGQAGDAPQGRALLQSVGPPDRPLHLLMDKAYEGDETRQLALDLGFIPVVPPKSNRLEPWEYDREMYKRRNEVERLFRRLKGFRRIFSRFDKLDVKRSHQDRGGLAG
- a CDS encoding DJ-1/PfpI family protein — protein: MMRVAIVLYNHIEPIELAVIGTLSMAKRVTDELSYFTVSEKGGLVELQNGLRVETDYSFANAPAADVVIITGGPGWRVQVKNELILDFIRRRFNNSETIASVCTGALILGAAGLLAGKVATTKVPVTGPEECPLNTLARDCPDTEVVEAVVVDEGEIVTGGGVTLGIDLTLYLLEKFLGEEVCYETARIMEYDAAMDVNQSRRPILRFDTSSTSLTT
- a CDS encoding helix-turn-helix domain-containing protein — encoded protein: MTAKTLERNRSFLQSERAPRQDPGSTLSPSEDEEAVCQRLRQARIEQGLTLEALADRSGFTKGYLSKIENGKKAPPIASLARIARAMGLELSYFFLDPDQSGTTASDDSVDSPVSIVHHWERKPVVRGGSAYGYDYVSLAHKKHAKHMDPFMFTFPSEINLDYFFEHPGEEFVFLLSGKVEFEFKIGGKLQRYVLEAGDSLYFESSTPHRGRALEGDAQAIVVVTEPTSIESV
- a CDS encoding MFS transporter: MDAFSDSGRVVGVSPSSHQTSASNSMGKVVMASVIGTMVEWYDFLLYGTAAALVFNKLFFPSLDPLMGTLAALGSFAVGFIARPLGGAVFGHFGDKIGRKTMLMTTMFMMGGGTFAIGLLPTYAQIGAWAPALLILLRVIQGIGIGGEWGGAALMVIEHAPRNQRGFFGSLVQIGFPLGMLASTGIFAYLSRMPDAEFLSWGWRIPFLLSSVLVLLGFYIRLKVTESPVFEAAAASSEQPPKIPLLEVLTKHKRNLLISIGLKVCEVAWVYILTVFVVVYGTTVLHIPKAIILDGVLLGAALELITIPLFGWLSDRWGRRTLYFVGSVFTIAAAYPMFLSIQTGSSVVIALTIAVCMNLGHGSMYGPQAALLPELFGTRVRYSGASLGCQVAAGIGGGLAPMLATALLARQGHFIGVAVMIAVLGAVTFIATVFSPETYRDSLFES
- a CDS encoding cupin domain-containing protein — encoded protein: MTDIAESKHFAERLKGKLDPTPGGSVYVDPNTFEWEPSQFEKISMKVLYRNDEAGEMTVLLKWEPGAVLPFHKHPEIEQSYVLEGSFYDHDGICRAGQFVWRQPGSLHETHSDEGCLLLAVYRKPNVFFGTAGFRKSS